The following proteins are encoded in a genomic region of Hirundo rustica isolate bHirRus1 chromosome 3, bHirRus1.pri.v3, whole genome shotgun sequence:
- the NANP gene encoding N-acylneuraminate-9-phosphatase, with protein sequence MGLHGVKAVFFDLDNTLIDTAAAGRRAIEEVVSALQSKHRYGEGEARAVCDKVQAKLLKECHDPAKMCITDLRISHWEEAIQETIGGEANRDLAAECYYLWKTTRLRHLTLAEDTRAMLTELRKGLRLLLLTNGDRQTQREKIEACACQPYFDAIVVGGEQKEEKPAPSIFYYCCDLLGVQPAECVMVGDSLDTDIQGGLNAGLKATVWLNKAMTAPVDTSPVPHYIISSVLDLPAILQQMEHGAKLETDHIASSNEAQ encoded by the exons ATGGGGCTGCACGGCGTCAAGGCGGTGTTCTTCGATCTGGACAACACGCTGATCGAcacggcggcggcggggcggcgcgcCATCGAGGAG GTGGTAAGCGCCCTGCAGTCCAAGCACCGCTACGGGGAAGGAGAGGCCCGCGCCGTCTGCGATAAGGTCCAGGCCAAGCTCCTCAAGGAGTGCCACGATCCCGCCAAGATGTGCATCACGGACCTGCGGATTTCGCACTGGGAGGAGGCGATCCAGGAGACCATCGGGGGGGAGGCGAACCGCGACCTGGCGGCCGAGTGCTATTACCTGTGGAAGACGACGCGGCTGCGGCACCTGACGCTGGCCGAGGACACGCGGGCCATGCTCACGGAGCTGCGGAAAGGCCTccgcctgctgctcctcaccaaCGGCGACCGGCAGACGCAGAGGGAGAAGATCGAGGCGTGCGCCTGCCAGCCCTACTTCGACGCCATCGTGGTGGGGGGAGAGCAGAAAGAGGAGAAACCGGCGCCCTCCATATTTTACTACTGTTGCGATCTCCTGGGCGTGCAGCCCGCAGAGTGCGTGATGGTCGGTGACTCTCTAGATACAGATATTCAAGGAGGCCTGaatgctggcttgaaagcaacGGTCTGGTTAAACAAAGCGATGACCGCCCCAGTAGATACCTCCCCCGTACCCCATTATATTATTTCTTCTGTACTGGATCTTCCAGCGATTTTACAGCAGATGGAGCACGGTGCTAAGTTAGAAACTGACCATATAGCTAGTAGCAATGAAGCACAGTGA